In the Hemitrygon akajei chromosome 7, sHemAka1.3, whole genome shotgun sequence genome, one interval contains:
- the LOC140730953 gene encoding glutamine synthetase-like: protein MSVAVSSRLNKAVREHYLGLPQGSQVQVTYVWIDGTGEGLRSKTRTLGCEPTTLEDIPEWNFDGSSTYQSEGSNSDMFLIPVRIFRDPFTLDPNKLILCEVLKYNRIPAESNQRHACNESMERAKEDHPWFGLEQEYTLLGIDGNPYGWPKNGFPAPQGPYYCGVGADKVYGRDIVEAHYKACFYAGVKISGTNAEVMPSQWEFQVGPCEGIEMGDHLWMARYILHRICEDFGIVATFDPKPVTGNWNGAGCHANFSTEAMRKPGGLKYIEEAIEKLSKRHQHHIRRYDPSEGKDNSRRLTGLHETSSIHDFSAGIANRGASIRIPRQVGQDQCGYFEDRRPSANCDPYAVTDALVRTCVLNETEN, encoded by the exons ATGTCAGTGGCGGTGAGTTCGCGGCTGAACAAGGCGGTGCGGGAGCACTACCTGGGGCTGCCCCAGGGCAGCCAGGTGCAGGTCACCTACGTCTGGATCGACGGGACCGGGGAGGGACTGCGCTCCAAGACCAGGACCCTGGGGTGCGAGCCCACAACTCTGGAAG ACATTCCGGAGTGGAACTTCGATGGCTCCAGCACCTACCAGTCGGAGGGCTCCAACAGCGACATGTTTCTGATTCCGGTCCGCATCTTCCGAGATCCCTTCACCCTGGATCCCAACAAACTGATTCTCTGCGAAGTGCTGAAGTATAACCGCATACCGGCAG AAAGCAACCAGAGGCACGCGTGCAATGAGTCGATGGAGCGGGCGAAGGAAGATCACCCCTGGTTCGGCTTGGAGCAGGAGTACACCCTACTAGGCATCGATGGAAATCCGTACGGGTGGCCGAAGAACGGGTTCCCCGCCCCGCAAG GACCATACTATTGCGGTGTTGGAGCAGATAAGGTCTATGGCAGAGATATAGTGGAAGCTCACTATAAAGCATGCTTCTATGCTGGAGTGAAGATCTCAGGAACCAATGCTGAAGTCATGCCATCACAG TGGGAATTTCAGGTGGGGCCCTGTGAAGGGATTGAAATGGGAGATCACTTATGGATGGCCAGGTACATCCTTCATCGCATTTGTGAAGACTTTGGGATTGTGGCCACATTCGACCCGAAGCCAGTAACTGGAAATTGGAATGGAGCTGGATGCCATGCCAACTTCAGCACCGAGGCTATGAGAAAACCAGGGGGACTCAA GTACATTGAAGAAGCAATTGAAAAGTTGAGTAAGAGGCACCAACACCACATTCGCAGGTATGATCCATCTGAGGGAAAGGATAATTCCAGGAGACTAACTGGTCTACATGAAACATCAAGTATCCATGACTTCTCGGCTGGAATAGCAAACCGTGGGGCCAGCATCAGAATCCCACGACAGGTCGGACAAGATCAATGTGGATACTTTGAAGACAGAAGACCATCTGCAAATTGTGACCCTTATGCTGTTACTGATGCCTTAGTCAGGACATGTGTCTTAAATGAAACTGAAAACTAA